Proteins from a single region of Desulfofundulus luciae:
- the truD gene encoding tRNA pseudouridine(13) synthase TruD, producing the protein MKLKVIPGDFVVRELARLPLREKGPYRLYLLEKKGWNTIDLLLQLAKAHGLPYRLFAYGGLKDRHAHTFQYVTVKHPANLTTGDKNFFFQSIGYMDRPMGPDLLEGNEFAITIRALSPEEVSRITRRVDEVRGFGYPNYYDDQRFGSMDRQMGFMAERLLKKHYNGSLQIYLTGIYPEEKKETKERKRFFREHWGDWATCLSRAKTTMENRIFSLLAEKPRAYIEALQMIPREELSLLFSAYQSFLFNELLRRILQDLGLDLAAVSGVAGPYLFYRRLERKELTYLKPLFLPLAASRMDFPDARTEQLFAAILEERGIKRSSFNLRKVRQAFFKSTPRNAVVFPCDFRLEPAEPDDLYPGRQKIRLFFKLPRGSYGTMLIKRLTMP; encoded by the coding sequence ATGAAATTAAAGGTGATCCCCGGGGATTTCGTGGTGAGGGAATTGGCCCGGCTGCCTCTCCGGGAAAAAGGACCCTACCGGCTGTACCTTTTAGAAAAGAAGGGATGGAATACAATCGACCTTTTGCTCCAGCTTGCAAAGGCACATGGCCTTCCCTACCGCCTTTTTGCTTACGGGGGATTAAAGGACAGGCACGCCCATACCTTTCAGTACGTCACGGTTAAGCATCCCGCTAATTTAACCACCGGGGACAAAAACTTTTTCTTCCAGAGCATTGGCTATATGGACAGGCCCATGGGGCCCGATCTTCTGGAGGGAAACGAGTTTGCCATCACCATCCGCGCCCTCAGCCCGGAAGAGGTATCCCGCATCACCCGCCGGGTTGATGAGGTCAGGGGTTTTGGCTACCCCAATTACTATGATGACCAGCGTTTTGGCAGCATGGACCGCCAGATGGGCTTCATGGCCGAGAGATTGCTGAAAAAGCACTATAACGGCAGCCTGCAGATCTACCTTACCGGTATTTACCCGGAAGAAAAAAAAGAGACCAAGGAACGAAAGCGCTTTTTCCGCGAACACTGGGGGGATTGGGCGACCTGCCTTTCCCGTGCCAAAACCACCATGGAAAATAGGATATTTTCCCTGCTCGCAGAGAAACCAAGGGCCTACATAGAGGCCTTGCAGATGATCCCCAGGGAAGAACTTTCGCTTCTTTTTTCGGCCTACCAGAGTTTTCTCTTTAACGAACTTTTAAGAAGGATTTTGCAGGATCTCGGGCTTGATCTTGCGGCTGTCTCCGGCGTGGCCGGACCCTATCTTTTTTACCGGCGCCTGGAAAGAAAAGAGCTTACCTATTTGAAGCCACTTTTCCTGCCGCTGGCTGCCAGCCGCATGGATTTTCCCGATGCCCGCACCGAACAACTATTTGCGGCCATCCTGGAGGAAAGAGGTATCAAGCGCAGCAGTTTCAACCTCCGCAAGGTGCGGCAGGCCTTTTTTAAATCGACTCCCAGGAATGCCGTCGTTTTCCCATGCGATTTTCGTTTGGAGCCGGCGGAACCCGATGACCTTTACCCCGGCAGGCAAAAAATCCGTCTTTTCTTTAAGCTGCCGCGGGGGAGCTACGGGACAATGCTCATCAAGAGGCTGACCATGCCTTGA
- a CDS encoding secondary thiamine-phosphate synthase enzyme YjbQ: MKSYTEYLWFNTARRREYINITSQVEEAVKKSGIKEGLVLVSAMHITAGVYVNDAEEGIIQDIDNMLEKLAPFGPDYLHHRTGEDNGDAHLKSILVHHQVILPVTGGRLDLGPWQQVYYAEFDGRRRKRVIIKVLGE, encoded by the coding sequence ATGAAGTCTTACACCGAGTACCTCTGGTTCAACACTGCCCGCCGGAGGGAGTACATCAATATAACCTCTCAGGTGGAGGAGGCGGTAAAAAAGTCCGGTATTAAGGAGGGGCTGGTGCTGGTCTCGGCCATGCACATTACCGCCGGGGTCTATGTCAATGATGCCGAGGAGGGGATTATCCAGGACATAGACAATATGCTGGAGAAGCTGGCCCCCTTTGGTCCGGATTACCTGCACCACCGCACCGGGGAGGACAACGGCGACGCCCATTTGAAGAGCATCCTGGTCCACCACCAGGTGATCCTCCCGGTGACCGGCGGAAGACTTGACCTGGGCCCCTGGCAGCAGGTTTATTATGCTGAATTCGATGGCCGCCGGCGGAAAAGGGTCATTATTAAAGTGCTGGGGGAATAA
- a CDS encoding pseudouridine synthase: MAEKVRQRLDKVLAHMGFGTRKEIKKLVKEKRVRVNGELANDPGLHVLPGRDHIEVDGEPVEYRQHIYLMLNKPQGVLSATEDRFAKVVVDLLPPEYRVLHLFPVGRLDKDAEGLLLLTNDGKLAHQLLSPKKHVPKTYFAVVSGMVTETDVEAFRHGVILNDGYRTMPGKLKILRSGPESEVELTIYEGKYHQVKRMFEAVGKKVTYLKRIAMGPLMLDEPLKPGEYRELTEEEISRLRELNPAR; the protein is encoded by the coding sequence ATGGCGGAAAAAGTGCGGCAGCGCCTGGATAAAGTGCTGGCACACATGGGGTTTGGCACGCGTAAAGAGATTAAAAAGCTGGTTAAAGAAAAAAGAGTCAGGGTCAACGGAGAGCTGGCCAATGACCCGGGATTACACGTTTTGCCCGGCCGTGATCACATTGAGGTGGACGGCGAACCCGTAGAATATAGACAGCACATCTATTTAATGCTAAATAAGCCGCAAGGTGTCCTGTCCGCCACTGAAGATAGATTTGCAAAAGTAGTAGTCGACCTTCTCCCACCTGAGTATCGTGTATTACATCTGTTCCCTGTAGGGCGGTTGGACAAAGATGCAGAGGGATTGCTTTTACTTACCAATGACGGCAAACTGGCCCATCAACTCCTGTCACCCAAAAAACATGTGCCCAAAACGTATTTTGCCGTGGTAAGCGGGATGGTTACAGAAACAGATGTGGAAGCATTTCGTCATGGGGTAATCTTGAATGACGGCTACCGTACCATGCCCGGCAAGTTAAAGATTCTTCGCTCCGGGCCGGAATCGGAGGTTGAACTCACCATTTATGAAGGAAAGTATCATCAGGTAAAGCGCATGTTTGAAGCTGTAGGCAAGAAAGTGACCTATCTTAAGCGGATTGCCATGGGACCCTTAATGCTGGATGAACCATTGAAGCCCGGAGAGTACCGTGAATTGACGGAAGAGGAAATTAGCAGGCTGCGGGAATTAAACCCGGCAAGATAG
- a CDS encoding EAL domain-containing protein — protein sequence MFLNIQPQWLCPFMGQERKFPTLEYLEEFGISAGQIVVEISETEFCADIESLSMLVARYREAGCRIAVDDVGRGFNNLERIIATRPDFLKVDTLLVRKSMQEESARYLLEALGYFAEKSGVSLILEGIEDAELLRLGLEIGARYYQGLFLAPPAPRLAETAGLAEILKREVEGYVRDEIQWRNRRWREAEELDKLLKNLCFSGTTQNLDEYIGRLMHCLPGYCFRIYVCDGYGYQKTPNFTRNPCGGWTVSGEYLNRNWSWRPYFPRGITFARQLGKGIASEPYFDLETRLKIWTFCYFLADDLYLFIDSRVN from the coding sequence TTGTTTTTAAACATCCAGCCGCAGTGGCTTTGCCCTTTCATGGGCCAGGAGCGAAAATTTCCCACCCTGGAATATCTTGAAGAATTTGGTATTAGTGCTGGCCAGATTGTGGTGGAAATAAGCGAAACAGAATTCTGTGCAGACATCGAAAGCCTTTCCATGCTGGTTGCCAGGTATCGCGAAGCCGGTTGCCGGATTGCCGTTGATGACGTTGGCCGCGGTTTCAACAACCTGGAGAGAATTATTGCTACTCGTCCGGATTTTTTGAAGGTGGATACCCTGCTGGTCAGGAAGAGCATGCAGGAAGAGTCGGCCCGTTACTTGCTGGAAGCCCTGGGTTATTTTGCAGAAAAATCGGGGGTGAGCCTGATTCTTGAAGGAATTGAAGATGCAGAGTTGTTGCGGTTAGGGCTGGAAATCGGCGCACGTTACTACCAGGGCTTATTTTTGGCTCCCCCGGCACCTCGTTTGGCCGAAACTGCTGGCCTCGCGGAGATCTTGAAACGAGAAGTCGAAGGTTATGTGCGTGATGAAATTCAGTGGCGTAACAGACGATGGCGGGAGGCCGAAGAACTAGATAAGCTTCTGAAAAACCTTTGCTTTTCTGGCACTACTCAAAACCTCGATGAATACATAGGTAGGTTAATGCATTGCCTGCCCGGATATTGTTTTCGTATCTATGTATGTGACGGTTATGGCTATCAAAAAACGCCCAACTTCACCCGCAATCCGTGTGGCGGGTGGACCGTTTCCGGTGAATATCTCAACCGTAACTGGAGTTGGCGCCCATACTTTCCTCGTGGTATCACTTTTGCCAGACAGCTGGGCAAAGGAATTGCTTCCGAACCCTATTTCGACCTGGAAACCCGTCTAAAGATATGGACATTTTGTTATTTCCTGGCTGACGATCTGTACCTGTTTATTGACAGCCGGGTGAATTAA
- a CDS encoding TRAP transporter large permease, which translates to MSPVTLALIGLVVLFLLMFLRMPISFSMLIVGFLGLLVVASPKAAFNVLTADLWNQFSSYTMSVIPLYILMGEIVFRTGVNESLFNAAYKWLGRLKGGMAATVVLASTGFAAICGSNSATAAAMGTMALPELKKYRYDQTFSAATVAAGGTLGVIIPPSTVLIVIALQTEQSVRQLFVASVIPGLLLALLFLGTVFFLCQRNPELGPDGPRVSLKEKLSSLPGFVPSLLLFAFVIGGLFLGWFTPTESGAFGAFGAMLISLAMRKLNAENLKAALFGTLKSSTMVITLVIGAMVFGRFLAITRLPYEVASWASSLQVPPVLILVAILLVYLIGGALMDALGFLIISIPIFYPTVISLGYDPIWFAVVLCIVTSAGAITPPVGVTVFVVKGLSPEVPLMSIFKGASVFLISYAVLLSLLVAFPQIITSVVR; encoded by the coding sequence GTGAGTCCTGTCACCCTGGCCCTCATCGGTCTGGTTGTATTGTTTTTATTGATGTTTCTCCGGATGCCGATCAGTTTCTCCATGTTAATAGTGGGATTCCTGGGGTTGCTGGTGGTGGCGTCACCCAAGGCAGCCTTCAACGTTTTAACCGCAGATCTTTGGAATCAATTCTCCAGCTATACCATGAGTGTGATCCCTTTGTACATCCTGATGGGAGAAATTGTTTTCCGTACCGGGGTGAACGAGAGCCTTTTTAACGCCGCTTACAAATGGCTGGGACGGTTAAAAGGCGGCATGGCGGCCACCGTTGTCCTGGCCAGCACCGGATTTGCGGCCATCTGCGGTTCCAATTCGGCCACTGCCGCCGCCATGGGGACCATGGCTCTGCCTGAACTGAAAAAGTACAGGTACGATCAGACCTTCAGCGCAGCCACGGTGGCTGCCGGAGGAACCCTGGGCGTGATTATTCCTCCCAGTACGGTGCTGATTGTCATTGCTTTGCAAACCGAACAGTCCGTACGGCAGTTGTTCGTGGCCAGCGTGATTCCCGGCCTGCTCCTGGCGCTCTTGTTTCTGGGAACGGTATTCTTCCTTTGCCAGAGAAATCCCGAGCTTGGCCCGGACGGGCCCCGGGTGAGCCTGAAAGAGAAATTGTCCTCTTTACCCGGGTTTGTTCCTTCGCTTCTCCTGTTTGCCTTTGTGATTGGCGGGCTTTTTCTCGGCTGGTTCACCCCCACGGAGTCCGGGGCCTTCGGGGCTTTTGGCGCCATGCTGATTTCCCTCGCCATGCGTAAGCTGAATGCGGAGAACCTGAAAGCGGCGCTATTCGGTACCCTGAAATCGTCAACCATGGTGATCACGCTGGTGATCGGAGCGATGGTTTTCGGCCGTTTTCTGGCCATCACCCGGCTTCCCTACGAGGTAGCCAGCTGGGCCAGTTCCCTGCAGGTGCCGCCGGTACTGATTCTCGTGGCGATCCTGCTGGTGTATCTCATCGGTGGGGCCTTAATGGATGCCCTGGGGTTTTTGATCATATCCATCCCCATTTTTTACCCGACGGTAATTTCTTTGGGTTACGATCCCATCTGGTTTGCGGTGGTACTCTGCATTGTTACCAGCGCCGGGGCCATCACGCCGCCGGTAGGCGTGACGGTATTTGTGGTGAAAGGATTGTCGCCGGAAGTACCACTGATGTCAATTTTCAAAGGGGCATCTGTTTTCCTCATCAGTTACGCCGTCTTGCTCTCTTTGTTGGTGGCTTTCCCACAGATCATCACCTCCGTGGTTAGATAA
- a CDS encoding type II toxin-antitoxin system VapC family toxin: MSDIKKYVLDTSALLTYYQDEAGADLIEEVFVQASSGKAIVYISFMSIFEIAYLVMSRENLDEATKLVLQLRELPLEEVWPDEELLWLAAQIKAKGGLSVADAFIAGLARKKAATLVHRDPEFSRVDLEIDQLMLPAKNIPNSQ, translated from the coding sequence ATGAGTGACATCAAAAAATACGTGCTGGACACCAGTGCCCTGTTGACCTATTACCAGGATGAAGCAGGAGCTGACCTGATCGAAGAGGTATTTGTACAAGCTTCCTCAGGTAAGGCAATTGTTTATATTTCGTTCATGAGTATTTTTGAGATTGCTTATCTGGTCATGTCCAGGGAGAATCTGGATGAGGCAACAAAACTGGTTCTCCAGCTAAGGGAATTGCCACTGGAAGAAGTCTGGCCTGACGAGGAGTTGCTCTGGTTGGCCGCACAAATAAAAGCAAAGGGCGGGTTAAGCGTGGCTGATGCTTTTATTGCTGGCCTGGCAAGGAAAAAAGCTGCTACGCTGGTGCACCGGGATCCGGAATTCAGCAGAGTTGATCTGGAAATTGATCAGTTGATGCTTCCGGCTAAAAATATCCCGAATTCTCAATAA
- a CDS encoding YkgJ family cysteine cluster protein — MVIEIAPEKLKLIAAQKEDENWEFRSFLKTRIAGEEVDSLVHRLYKDISSQVDCKQCANCCRECSPVLHDKDITRLSQGTGIPVSEFIEKYLKKVENDYVFNQKPCPFLKDNLCTQYSYRPGDCRSYPHLHKKGFVFRLIRVIDNYAVCPIVFHVYEELKKELGWKKRTRPGRMPT; from the coding sequence ATGGTTATTGAAATTGCGCCGGAAAAGCTTAAATTAATAGCCGCGCAGAAAGAAGATGAAAACTGGGAATTCCGTTCCTTTTTAAAGACCAGGATTGCGGGTGAAGAAGTGGATTCCCTGGTGCACAGGTTGTATAAAGATATTTCCTCGCAGGTTGACTGCAAACAGTGCGCCAACTGTTGCCGGGAATGCAGTCCAGTTCTGCACGATAAAGATATCACGAGGTTATCTCAAGGGACGGGTATTCCGGTTTCCGAATTTATAGAGAAATACTTGAAAAAAGTTGAAAACGACTATGTTTTCAACCAGAAACCCTGCCCGTTTCTAAAGGACAATCTGTGTACGCAATATTCATACCGTCCCGGTGATTGCAGGAGTTATCCTCACTTGCACAAAAAGGGTTTTGTTTTCCGGTTAATTAGGGTAATTGATAATTATGCCGTCTGTCCAATTGTATTTCATGTTTACGAGGAACTGAAGAAAGAGTTGGGCTGGAAGAAAAGGACCAGACCCGGAAGAATGCCGACGTAA
- a CDS encoding TRAP transporter small permease — MLEKQVMHKRAVAGLPRKVGALDRLNSLSLVLNQGLAWLAGGSLLLMVLVVVGNAILRVVYAPFPGTTEIVGWLAAVTGAFGLGYTQVNRGYVELDALVERFSPGLQKAIRRLMLFISMIFFALVAWQITVYGLNVAKNGNLSETMGIPFYPLIFLVSLGFVGLTLAIFVDFLKEFNGGVTR, encoded by the coding sequence TTGCTGGAAAAACAGGTGATGCATAAAAGGGCGGTAGCCGGCCTGCCCCGTAAGGTGGGGGCTCTTGACCGTTTAAACAGTCTGAGCCTCGTGCTCAATCAAGGGCTCGCCTGGCTGGCCGGCGGCAGTTTACTGTTGATGGTGCTGGTGGTCGTCGGTAATGCCATCCTGCGCGTGGTTTATGCGCCGTTTCCCGGTACCACGGAAATTGTCGGCTGGCTGGCGGCCGTTACTGGGGCTTTCGGGCTGGGTTATACCCAGGTTAACCGGGGCTACGTCGAGCTGGATGCCCTGGTTGAGCGGTTTTCTCCTGGTTTGCAGAAGGCCATCAGGCGTCTCATGCTTTTCATCAGCATGATCTTTTTTGCCCTGGTTGCATGGCAGATCACCGTTTACGGCCTGAATGTGGCTAAAAACGGCAACCTGTCGGAAACCATGGGGATACCCTTTTACCCCCTGATATTCCTGGTTTCGCTGGGTTTTGTGGGATTGACCCTGGCCATATTCGTTGATTTTCTCAAGGAGTTTAACGGGGGTGTCACCAGGTGA
- a CDS encoding TRAP transporter substrate-binding protein, translated as MRKSLLGVIAVLLLAGLVVTGCSGGAAKEGKKQEESGAAKPIVLKYAFFAPANTFPARQMEKWKEELEKRTNNKVKVELFPGGTLLTAQNMYDGVKNGVADIGLSCPTYEPGRFPLLAISDLPSGFPNSRVASRVVFDLIKEFPPDAFKDFKIITAFATEPAHLMVTKPVTNLQDLKGKQIRISGALTPVLKELGASPVGMPMSEVPEALQTGIIEGLVSSREVLMDLKLAEKLKYTTDYPLTITSFVAVMNKDVWNSLPPDVQKVIDDLSLEMAIWTGEYMDNHVKEALEWSKKEHGLQIITLSPEEKAAWDKILKPIQDKYVEELKAKGLPAEEYKKRLYELKEKYSKQ; from the coding sequence TTGAGGAAGAGTTTGTTAGGCGTTATTGCGGTTTTATTGCTGGCTGGCCTGGTGGTTACGGGCTGCAGCGGGGGTGCTGCAAAAGAGGGTAAAAAGCAAGAAGAATCCGGGGCCGCAAAGCCAATCGTCTTGAAATATGCTTTCTTTGCTCCCGCCAATACTTTCCCCGCCAGGCAAATGGAGAAGTGGAAGGAAGAACTGGAGAAGCGGACCAATAACAAGGTCAAGGTTGAGTTGTTCCCCGGGGGAACCCTGCTGACTGCCCAAAACATGTATGACGGGGTAAAGAATGGTGTGGCGGACATCGGTTTGTCCTGCCCGACCTACGAACCCGGCCGTTTCCCGCTGCTGGCCATTTCAGACTTGCCTTCCGGTTTCCCCAACTCCAGGGTAGCCAGCCGGGTGGTCTTCGATCTGATTAAGGAGTTTCCGCCCGACGCCTTTAAAGATTTTAAGATTATCACTGCTTTTGCTACTGAGCCTGCCCACCTGATGGTCACGAAGCCGGTCACCAACCTGCAGGACCTGAAAGGGAAACAAATTAGAATATCCGGAGCCCTTACCCCGGTCTTAAAGGAATTGGGCGCTTCCCCTGTGGGGATGCCCATGTCGGAGGTCCCGGAAGCTCTCCAAACAGGTATTATTGAGGGGCTGGTGAGTTCGCGGGAAGTCCTGATGGATTTGAAACTGGCGGAGAAACTCAAGTATACGACCGATTACCCCCTGACCATCACCAGCTTTGTGGCGGTGATGAATAAAGATGTCTGGAACTCCCTGCCGCCTGACGTGCAAAAGGTGATTGATGACTTGAGCCTCGAGATGGCCATTTGGACCGGCGAATACATGGATAACCACGTCAAGGAAGCCCTGGAATGGAGTAAAAAGGAACACGGCCTGCAAATAATCACCCTTTCCCCGGAGGAGAAGGCGGCCTGGGACAAAATCCTCAAACCCATCCAGGATAAATACGTTGAGGAATTGAAGGCAAAGGGCCTGCCTGCCGAGGAATACAAGAAGAGGCTCTATGAATTGAAGGAGAAGTACAGCAAGCAGTAA
- the iorA gene encoding indolepyruvate ferredoxin oxidoreductase subunit alpha yields the protein MAVAEKMLLMGNEAIARGAVEAGVQVVTGYPGTPSSEVFGTLAHFAKEYGYYAEWSVNEKVALEVAAGAAYAGARALVTMKQVGLNVAADPLMTLAYIGVKGGLVLVVADDPGPHSSQNEQDTRKFAQFAKLPVLDPSTPQEAKDMTVAAFDLSEQLGLPVILRPTTRTCHVCQDVTLGPLPATRNECRFDKNPGWVILPGLAYKKHIWLNQKQKEISRLFSSMPFNRAEIKGKTGIITSGVSYNYVVEALEMQGWEASLLKIGTPYPLPEDLVLEFLSRVERVLVVEEQEPVVEDQVIHLAWRHNLPVGVAGKHNGLVPREGELDVDRVTAILYKYFGFVGMEQAAAGNTVRRAPDLPLRTPVLCAGCPHRAVFYGFKEALKDYDPVFTGDIGCYTLGVIPPLNALDTCLCMGASVTIASGLSRVEQGRKHVAFLGDSTFFHTGVAGLINAVYNRAGITLVILDNGTTAMTGHQPHPGIGRNATGDPARRIDIAGLVRGCGVDYIREVDAYNLQEVMQAAREAVEYEGPSVVIARRECVALAKPGVRYRVNTGACIECMLCVENLGCPALCREEKVVISEKCTGCGVCAQVCPAGAIEEVSRHEV from the coding sequence ATGGCAGTCGCTGAAAAAATGCTCCTGATGGGTAATGAGGCTATTGCCAGGGGAGCGGTGGAAGCGGGGGTGCAGGTGGTTACGGGTTACCCCGGCACCCCTTCCTCGGAGGTTTTTGGGACGCTGGCTCATTTCGCCAAAGAATACGGTTATTACGCCGAGTGGTCCGTCAACGAAAAGGTGGCCCTGGAAGTGGCGGCCGGGGCGGCCTATGCCGGGGCCCGGGCTCTGGTAACCATGAAACAGGTTGGCCTCAATGTGGCGGCGGACCCCCTGATGACGCTGGCCTATATCGGTGTCAAAGGCGGCCTGGTCCTGGTAGTGGCGGATGACCCGGGGCCCCACAGCTCCCAGAACGAGCAGGATACCAGGAAATTTGCCCAGTTCGCCAAACTGCCCGTCCTTGATCCGTCCACTCCCCAGGAAGCCAAGGATATGACGGTGGCGGCCTTTGATCTATCCGAACAACTGGGCCTGCCTGTGATCCTCCGGCCCACCACCAGGACCTGCCACGTCTGCCAGGATGTCACCCTCGGCCCTCTGCCGGCAACCAGGAATGAATGCAGGTTTGACAAGAACCCGGGATGGGTAATCCTTCCCGGCCTTGCCTACAAAAAGCATATCTGGCTCAACCAGAAGCAAAAGGAGATAAGCCGGCTGTTCAGCAGCATGCCTTTTAACAGGGCCGAAATTAAAGGCAAAACCGGGATTATTACTTCCGGCGTGAGCTACAACTACGTGGTGGAAGCCCTGGAAATGCAGGGCTGGGAGGCATCCCTCCTTAAAATAGGGACTCCCTACCCCCTCCCTGAAGATCTGGTTTTAGAATTCCTGTCCCGGGTGGAACGGGTGCTGGTGGTTGAAGAACAGGAACCCGTGGTGGAAGACCAGGTGATCCACCTGGCCTGGCGGCACAACCTGCCGGTCGGTGTGGCGGGCAAACACAACGGGCTGGTGCCCCGGGAAGGGGAGCTGGATGTTGACAGGGTAACTGCCATCCTCTATAAGTATTTCGGTTTTGTGGGGATGGAGCAGGCTGCTGCAGGTAATACGGTGCGCCGCGCTCCTGATTTGCCTTTGAGGACCCCCGTCCTTTGCGCGGGATGTCCCCACCGGGCGGTTTTCTATGGTTTTAAGGAGGCCTTAAAGGATTACGACCCGGTTTTTACCGGAGATATTGGGTGCTATACCCTGGGGGTTATTCCACCCCTCAACGCCCTCGATACCTGCCTTTGCATGGGTGCGAGCGTCACCATCGCTTCCGGCCTTTCCCGCGTGGAACAGGGGCGCAAGCACGTGGCCTTTTTGGGAGACTCCACCTTTTTCCACACGGGGGTGGCGGGCTTGATTAACGCTGTTTACAACCGTGCCGGCATCACCCTGGTGATCCTGGACAACGGTACCACCGCCATGACAGGTCACCAGCCCCACCCGGGAATTGGAAGGAATGCCACCGGCGACCCGGCCCGGAGAATAGACATTGCCGGGCTGGTCAGGGGGTGCGGCGTGGATTACATCCGCGAGGTTGACGCTTACAACCTCCAGGAGGTTATGCAGGCCGCCAGGGAAGCCGTGGAGTATGAAGGCCCTTCCGTGGTTATCGCCAGGCGGGAATGTGTAGCCCTGGCCAAGCCCGGGGTGCGCTACCGGGTAAATACCGGCGCCTGCATCGAGTGCATGTTGTGCGTGGAAAACCTTGGCTGCCCGGCTTTATGCAGGGAGGAAAAGGTGGTCATCTCCGAAAAGTGCACCGGATGCGGCGTTTGCGCCCAGGTTTGCCCGGCTGGTGCCATCGAAGAGGTGAGCCGGCATGAAGTTTGA
- a CDS encoding AbrB/MazE/SpoVT family DNA-binding domain-containing protein — MSTRNIIKTTVSHRYQTVIPAGIRERYNIREGTRIAWIDQGGEIKIIPLPAEPGKLFRGAGKGKDLLGLLMKYREKERKVNE, encoded by the coding sequence TTGAGCACAAGAAATATCATTAAAACCACTGTCAGTCACCGTTACCAGACCGTTATTCCAGCCGGGATTAGGGAACGCTATAATATCCGGGAAGGGACGCGCATAGCCTGGATCGACCAGGGCGGGGAGATAAAAATAATTCCTTTGCCAGCTGAACCGGGTAAACTTTTCCGGGGTGCTGGAAAGGGAAAGGATTTGCTCGGTTTACTGATGAAGTACCGGGAAAAGGAACGGAAAGTAAATGAGTGA